In Aphelocoma coerulescens isolate FSJ_1873_10779 chromosome 3, UR_Acoe_1.0, whole genome shotgun sequence, a single window of DNA contains:
- the LOC138107771 gene encoding baculoviral IAP repeat-containing protein 5-like isoform X1 yields the protein MEALAVLPEVWRLYFASVRAATFRNWPFTEGCACTPERMAAAGFVHCPSENSPDVAQCFFCLKELEGWEPDDDPLEEHKKHSADCGFLSLQKEPANLTVQEFLKLDKMRMRKALKKEVSQKMTKVEDKAKTQRCGIKNLA from the exons ATGGAGGCGCTGGCGGTGCTGCCCGAGGTGTGGCGGCTCTACTTCGCCTCCGTCCGCGCCGCCACCTTCCGCAACTGGCCCTTCACCGAGGGCTGCGCCTGCACGCCCGAGCGG ATGGCGGCGGCGGGCTTCGTGCACTGCCCCAGCGAGAACAGCCCCGACGTGGCGCAGTGCTTCTTCTGCCTCAAGGAGCTGGAGGGCTGGGAGCCCGACGACGACCCCCT GGAGGAACACAAAAAGCACTCTGCGGactgtggttttctttctcttcagaaAGAACCTGCTAACCTGACGGTGCAGGAGTTCCTGAAGCTGGACAAAATGCGAATGAGAAAGGCACTT AAAAAAGAGGTTTCTCAGAAGATGACCAAGGTTGAAGATAAAGCCAAGACCCAGCGTTGTGGTATAAAGAATCTGGCCTAG
- the LOC138107771 gene encoding baculoviral IAP repeat-containing protein 5-like isoform X2, protein MEALAVLPEVWRLYFASVRAATFRNWPFTEGCACTPERGGTQKALCGLWFSFSSERTC, encoded by the exons ATGGAGGCGCTGGCGGTGCTGCCCGAGGTGTGGCGGCTCTACTTCGCCTCCGTCCGCGCCGCCACCTTCCGCAACTGGCCCTTCACCGAGGGCTGCGCCTGCACGCCCGAGCGG GGAGGAACACAAAAAGCACTCTGCGGactgtggttttctttctcttcagaaAGAACCTGCTAA